Proteins found in one Pseudomonas frederiksbergensis genomic segment:
- a CDS encoding TrbC family F-type conjugative pilus assembly protein, whose product MIALTAFASLLPFTLGAAELTSEDVTGWAKSIAAEQGDYTGNPLESIPDQVKADPETNLTASPDRKVFQGRRTLIFVSRSMSDNELKSILLENADDTSVQLVVRGFPDGVNTAEAIAHLQKLVMETHSKAGLIIDPPAFKRHNITEVPVTILEESEVALLTAKGNSSAQYVADAYAQGQRGDLGVTGPMMDIAERDLVDVMQERAHQLDFEKLKKSAKDRFWANQKYFELDHAVESRTREIDPTVIVGQDILDPKGNVITAKGTRINPLDIRPFTQRLVVFDGRDKGQVKFAKQEFDDHSQTTRVTLILSALDTTDGWESFQQLQKELGAPLYLLTPEVLTAFEVEKVPSIVYSDRNKFIVQETMVERLTE is encoded by the coding sequence GTGATCGCCCTGACGGCTTTCGCTTCGTTGCTTCCATTCACTTTGGGCGCCGCTGAATTGACGTCTGAAGACGTCACCGGGTGGGCGAAAAGTATTGCTGCAGAACAAGGCGACTACACCGGCAACCCGTTGGAGAGCATTCCTGACCAGGTGAAAGCTGATCCCGAGACAAACCTCACTGCCAGCCCCGATCGGAAGGTTTTTCAAGGACGCCGTACGTTGATTTTCGTCTCACGGTCCATGTCGGACAATGAGCTGAAATCCATTCTGCTTGAGAACGCCGACGATACATCCGTGCAGCTGGTAGTGCGCGGATTCCCCGATGGCGTCAATACAGCTGAGGCGATAGCGCACCTGCAAAAGCTCGTCATGGAGACACACTCAAAAGCCGGTTTAATCATCGACCCACCGGCTTTCAAGCGTCACAACATCACGGAGGTACCGGTAACCATCCTGGAGGAGAGCGAGGTGGCGTTGCTGACCGCGAAAGGGAACAGCAGCGCCCAATATGTCGCCGATGCTTATGCTCAGGGCCAGAGGGGCGACCTCGGTGTTACCGGCCCGATGATGGACATCGCCGAAAGGGACTTGGTCGACGTCATGCAGGAGCGTGCTCATCAGCTCGACTTTGAGAAGTTGAAAAAATCAGCGAAAGATCGATTCTGGGCGAACCAAAAATACTTTGAGCTCGATCATGCCGTTGAAAGCAGAACACGTGAGATCGACCCAACTGTGATTGTTGGCCAGGACATCCTGGACCCGAAGGGCAATGTAATTACAGCTAAAGGGACAAGAATTAACCCCTTGGACATTCGGCCATTTACACAGCGATTGGTTGTTTTCGATGGAAGAGATAAAGGGCAAGTAAAATTTGCCAAGCAAGAGTTCGACGATCATTCCCAGACCACACGAGTGACATTGATTCTCTCTGCCCTTGATACGACTGATGGTTGGGAAAGCTTTCAGCAGTTGCAAAAAGAGCTTGGCGCTCCGTTGTATTTACTCACACCAGAAGTCCTTACGGCTTTCGAAGTTGAGAAAGTACCAAGCATTGTTTACTCCGACCGTAATAAGTTCATCGTTCAAGAAACCATGGTTGAGAGGCTCACGGAATGA
- a CDS encoding S26 family signal peptidase has product MKKKMSRGEFLVKSFALTAVVACVVGGGSTLLADRYSIGIDPQQSRCLGYRVFFIDKTDKIPERGKIFTFKALGTEPYFPNGTLLTKMIDGVPGDRVQVGHDGVVVNGSQVPTADGLYLAVTLNKPESRYIRDEYLATGKYWFSGRTKDSFDSRYWGTVDETQLVGRAYPLW; this is encoded by the coding sequence GTGAAGAAAAAGATGAGCCGAGGCGAGTTCCTGGTTAAGAGCTTCGCATTGACTGCGGTTGTCGCTTGCGTGGTGGGCGGAGGAAGCACGTTGTTGGCCGATCGTTACTCCATCGGCATTGACCCTCAGCAAAGCCGATGCCTGGGATACAGGGTCTTCTTTATCGACAAGACAGACAAGATTCCTGAAAGGGGGAAGATTTTCACTTTCAAAGCGCTCGGGACTGAGCCGTATTTCCCCAATGGTACCTTGCTTACAAAAATGATCGATGGTGTCCCAGGCGACCGGGTACAAGTCGGTCATGACGGAGTCGTCGTGAATGGTAGCCAGGTTCCAACCGCTGATGGTTTGTACCTGGCGGTGACGTTGAACAAACCCGAATCAAGGTACATCCGCGACGAGTACCTGGCGACGGGAAAATACTGGTTCTCCGGCAGAACTAAGGACTCTTTCGACTCGCGCTACTGGGGGACGGTAGATGAGACCCAGCTCGTCGGTCGGGCCTATCCGCTATGGTGA
- the traC gene encoding type IV secretion system protein TraC, which produces MGIFQKPIYRLGDHLQVLAYSPDNKLFLLDDNAMGFAFVCQPLSGGDESVAEHLRSLLKQSWPKDSLMQFTLFAGQNITHQIQALMRRRMAQTDPLLLNAIQERADYLTAATLKPIDAFSGIKVRDAILVITVRLPMESMEPTAKEIEEYSDYRTQFESTLSSVGFAPRAMTNDLYVEVMSSILNQGENASWRDRLPVEAETDKELKYQILDYDKAVEPHPDYIKIGDTLIKTLSVKRMPKVAYQGKAAWYLGDMMTGRHGIRDNCMINMTLQFPDQQSAKDKMSARRTWANNQAYGPLLKFVPVLAAKKHSYDALFKELDDGDLMVRTYLSVTVFAHDRERLVRASSEARNYWGVHQFQLMEDRFFMLPLFLNSLPFGADIKAIKETYRYKTMAISHALPLLPIYGDWKGTGSPEMCFVSRNGQLMNFDLFDSETNYNATVAAQSGSGKSFLTNYLITSYLSSGAQIWVIDVGRSYEKLCHAFNGDFIEFTEASKICLNPFELVQQYSEEEDVLVGLLSAMAAPTQPLSDLQVSGLKRHLTKVWLEKGTSMLVDDIEQSLLSDDDEPIRNIGKQLYTFTSAGQYGKFFNGKNTVAFNNPFTVLELEELKGRKHLQQVVLLQLIYQIQQNMYLGDRDRRKIVIIDEAWSLLTEGDVAKFIEHGYRRFRKYGGSAITITQSVNDLYANPTGRAIAENSANTFLLGQKKEAINQIKKDERLPLSEGGYEYLKTVHTVKGQYSEIFMMTDRGSGVGRLTVDKYSLLLYSTAPEDVQAINTYVKQNFSTADAIKAVINDRGARV; this is translated from the coding sequence ATGGGTATTTTTCAGAAGCCGATCTACCGCCTCGGAGATCACCTGCAGGTCCTCGCCTACTCTCCCGACAACAAGCTGTTTCTGCTGGACGACAACGCAATGGGTTTCGCGTTTGTCTGCCAGCCTCTTTCAGGCGGCGATGAAAGCGTTGCCGAACACTTGCGTTCACTGCTGAAGCAGTCCTGGCCCAAAGATTCGCTGATGCAGTTCACCCTGTTCGCGGGGCAGAACATCACCCATCAGATCCAAGCCCTAATGCGCCGCCGCATGGCGCAAACAGATCCACTGCTGCTGAACGCTATTCAGGAACGTGCAGACTATCTGACCGCGGCGACTTTGAAGCCCATCGATGCGTTCTCGGGCATCAAAGTCAGGGATGCGATTCTGGTCATTACCGTGCGTTTGCCAATGGAATCGATGGAGCCTACGGCAAAGGAGATCGAGGAGTACTCGGACTACCGCACCCAGTTCGAGTCCACACTAAGCTCGGTTGGTTTTGCTCCTCGGGCAATGACCAACGATCTTTACGTCGAGGTCATGTCATCGATTCTCAACCAAGGCGAGAACGCTTCGTGGCGAGATCGTTTGCCCGTCGAGGCTGAGACTGACAAAGAACTGAAGTACCAAATCCTCGACTACGACAAGGCTGTAGAGCCACATCCAGATTACATCAAGATCGGCGATACCCTGATCAAGACACTGAGTGTCAAGCGTATGCCAAAAGTGGCATATCAGGGCAAGGCAGCCTGGTACCTGGGCGACATGATGACTGGGCGTCACGGTATCCGTGACAACTGCATGATTAACATGACATTGCAGTTTCCAGACCAGCAATCGGCCAAGGACAAAATGTCCGCACGCCGCACTTGGGCAAACAACCAGGCCTACGGCCCGCTGCTCAAGTTTGTACCTGTTTTGGCCGCAAAGAAGCACAGCTACGACGCCCTGTTCAAGGAACTGGACGACGGGGACCTGATGGTCCGAACCTACCTATCAGTGACAGTGTTCGCTCATGACCGTGAACGGCTAGTTCGAGCCTCCAGCGAGGCTCGTAACTATTGGGGCGTACATCAGTTTCAGCTGATGGAAGATCGCTTTTTCATGCTTCCTCTGTTCTTGAATTCGCTGCCATTCGGCGCTGACATCAAGGCCATCAAAGAGACTTACCGCTACAAGACCATGGCGATCAGCCATGCGTTGCCGCTCTTACCCATCTACGGGGATTGGAAGGGGACGGGCTCCCCTGAGATGTGTTTCGTGAGCCGTAACGGTCAGCTCATGAACTTTGACCTGTTCGATTCGGAAACAAACTACAACGCTACGGTCGCCGCGCAATCCGGTTCAGGAAAGTCATTCCTGACCAACTACCTGATCACCTCCTATCTGAGCTCCGGCGCTCAGATTTGGGTAATCGATGTCGGTCGGTCGTACGAGAAGCTGTGTCACGCCTTCAACGGTGACTTCATCGAGTTTACTGAAGCCTCGAAGATTTGCTTAAACCCCTTCGAACTGGTTCAGCAGTACTCAGAAGAAGAAGACGTACTGGTCGGACTGCTATCTGCCATGGCCGCGCCTACACAGCCGCTTTCAGACCTTCAGGTCTCCGGCCTCAAGCGTCACCTCACGAAAGTATGGCTTGAGAAAGGCACCTCGATGTTGGTCGACGACATCGAGCAGAGCTTGCTGTCGGACGATGATGAGCCGATCCGCAATATCGGTAAGCAGCTGTATACCTTCACCTCCGCAGGTCAATACGGGAAGTTCTTCAACGGAAAGAACACCGTTGCCTTCAACAATCCCTTCACAGTTCTGGAGCTTGAAGAGCTGAAGGGCCGTAAGCACTTGCAGCAGGTGGTGTTGCTCCAGCTGATCTACCAGATTCAGCAGAACATGTACCTGGGCGATCGCGATCGCCGGAAGATCGTGATCATCGACGAGGCTTGGTCGCTTCTCACCGAGGGAGACGTGGCCAAGTTCATCGAGCACGGCTATCGCCGATTCCGGAAGTACGGTGGCAGCGCGATCACCATTACTCAATCAGTGAACGATCTTTACGCAAACCCCACCGGGCGGGCGATTGCAGAGAACAGCGCAAACACCTTTCTCCTTGGCCAGAAGAAAGAAGCGATCAACCAGATCAAGAAAGATGAACGACTACCTCTTTCCGAAGGCGGCTACGAATACCTGAAAACCGTGCATACGGTGAAAGGCCAGTACTCGGAAATTTTCATGATGACCGACCGCGGCAGCGGCGTTGGGCGCCTCACGGTAGACAAGTACAGCCTGCTTCTCTACTCGACAGCGCCTGAAGACGTCCAGGCCATCAATACCTACGTCAAACAGAATTTCAGTACCGCTGATGCCATCAAGGCGGTCATCAATGATCGAGGAGCACGAGTTTGA
- a CDS encoding TraU family protein, protein MKSFLKVLGLFFVLISGVSAESLPGDPTCQNAQILGPKIFTDVCWACLFPIKVAGVSLFGGTAPDKSSNKTVCACSDNNGIYRPGLVTSMWQPARLVEVVRSPGCSMALGGANLAIGDKRLRGHNGSGDYDSGDTVFYNVHYYSFPLLQILEIYLPSRCNIDGFNDFDLISISEIDPTWTNPELAFFTHPEAAAVSSPIAQAACTAEALTLTAGQPLDSMWWCAGSWGAIYPFAGHTGNMEFERSTSLLAAKTLAVQHRRGLARLTMGDEALCKSQIFPTVVKSQYKLAMFSPLPETARAHWIGEHPMKWNGGPGGRLIPFVGEDALYMLWRWADCCATL, encoded by the coding sequence ATGAAGTCGTTTCTTAAAGTTCTGGGGCTGTTCTTCGTGCTAATTTCCGGAGTGAGCGCCGAGAGCCTGCCAGGAGATCCTACATGCCAAAATGCGCAAATATTAGGTCCGAAGATTTTTACCGATGTTTGCTGGGCGTGTTTATTCCCGATCAAAGTGGCAGGCGTGAGTCTATTCGGGGGCACGGCTCCGGATAAATCGAGTAACAAAACTGTCTGCGCGTGCTCGGACAACAACGGTATCTACCGCCCTGGCCTCGTGACATCTATGTGGCAACCTGCTCGTCTGGTGGAGGTCGTCAGATCGCCTGGCTGCTCGATGGCACTAGGTGGCGCTAACCTGGCGATCGGCGACAAACGTCTGCGTGGACATAATGGCAGCGGGGACTACGACAGCGGTGATACGGTTTTCTACAATGTTCACTACTACTCCTTCCCCTTGCTACAGATCCTCGAAATATATCTTCCTAGTCGGTGCAACATTGATGGCTTCAACGACTTTGACTTAATTTCTATTAGTGAAATCGACCCAACCTGGACCAACCCAGAACTGGCGTTCTTCACGCACCCCGAGGCAGCGGCTGTGAGTTCGCCGATCGCGCAAGCAGCGTGTACTGCTGAAGCCCTGACCCTCACGGCTGGCCAGCCTCTGGATTCGATGTGGTGGTGTGCAGGCAGCTGGGGAGCAATTTATCCATTTGCGGGCCATACCGGAAACATGGAGTTCGAGCGAAGTACGTCCTTGCTGGCAGCAAAAACATTGGCGGTCCAGCATCGCCGCGGCCTCGCTCGCCTGACCATGGGTGACGAAGCACTCTGTAAGTCACAAATTTTCCCGACGGTGGTGAAGTCCCAATACAAGCTCGCGATGTTCTCCCCGCTTCCCGAAACCGCTCGTGCTCATTGGATTGGAGAGCATCCAATGAAATGGAATGGCGGCCCTGGCGGTCGACTGATTCCCTTTGTTGGCGAAGACGCGCTTTACATGCTGTGGCGTTGGGCTGACTGCTGCGCAACATTGTAG
- a CDS encoding EAL domain-containing protein, with the protein MTLKLAVQGLHAWSSLQGYEVLARKVEPEGQILVPHEFVLPERGLSWCELDSLVLGLANSSDFLRNTSVPIFINLSAATLRNEILLARAANQLQVLREWVSNDVVLEVSEKYYASKEVMAHQVTHLRSLGIKLAIDDFGYEHSDIERLKLVHWDYCKIDLTALRLSENLEWLYEAYQYCTSDGVQMVLERYEQPRPCEVINSLKGAWIQGFSLSKPMLIDTPVGSN; encoded by the coding sequence ATGACTTTGAAACTTGCTGTTCAGGGACTTCATGCCTGGAGTTCTCTTCAAGGGTACGAAGTGCTAGCGCGTAAAGTAGAGCCGGAAGGTCAAATATTGGTTCCTCATGAGTTCGTGCTCCCCGAGCGTGGGTTGTCGTGGTGTGAATTAGACAGCCTGGTCCTCGGCTTGGCCAACTCATCGGACTTTCTTCGGAACACTTCGGTACCGATATTCATAAATCTCTCCGCTGCGACATTGAGAAACGAAATCCTTTTAGCCCGTGCAGCCAACCAGTTGCAGGTACTGCGCGAATGGGTTTCCAATGATGTGGTGCTTGAGGTCTCCGAGAAGTACTACGCAAGTAAAGAGGTTATGGCTCATCAAGTTACCCACCTGAGAAGCTTGGGTATAAAACTGGCTATTGACGACTTTGGGTATGAGCATTCTGATATTGAACGCTTAAAATTGGTGCATTGGGATTATTGTAAAATCGATCTTACTGCTTTGAGACTGTCAGAAAATCTCGAATGGTTGTATGAGGCCTATCAGTATTGCACAAGCGATGGCGTTCAAATGGTGCTTGAGCGCTATGAGCAACCTCGACCATGTGAAGTTATTAACTCTTTGAAAGGCGCTTGGATACAAGGTTTCTCTTTGTCCAAGCCGATGTTGATAGACACTCCTGTAGGGTCGAATTGA
- a CDS encoding DsbC family protein: MTKFILATIAAFTVAIGLFSSPLSLAAENLVGLPVNGLAVAEKNGKLRYVSDNGRFLIEGRMYDTWNKEYIDSLEMADRASKYIDFEKMKFNVQDLDPLVFGTGKKQVTVFVDPYCGFCHKMFGQMQDLQNEYTFNIVQLPILGETSVARVRDVVCAADKSEALKTVLAGDNKSDLKQVASCDQLPVNKRLITAQFFAIKGVPHSIRQDGFITKGFIPDLKGWLAQGKG, translated from the coding sequence ATGACCAAATTCATCCTGGCAACGATCGCGGCGTTCACCGTAGCGATTGGCTTGTTTTCATCCCCCCTGTCCCTTGCAGCAGAGAACTTGGTTGGACTCCCAGTCAACGGCCTGGCTGTTGCCGAGAAGAATGGAAAGCTCCGGTACGTGTCGGACAATGGGCGCTTTCTGATTGAAGGCCGTATGTACGACACCTGGAACAAGGAGTACATCGACTCGCTGGAAATGGCAGACCGAGCGTCGAAGTACATCGACTTCGAGAAGATGAAGTTCAATGTTCAAGACCTTGATCCTCTGGTGTTCGGGACTGGCAAAAAGCAGGTCACTGTTTTCGTCGATCCCTACTGTGGTTTCTGCCACAAGATGTTCGGGCAGATGCAGGATCTGCAAAACGAATACACCTTCAACATCGTTCAGCTACCGATCCTTGGCGAAACCAGTGTCGCGCGAGTACGAGACGTAGTTTGTGCAGCAGACAAGTCCGAAGCACTGAAGACGGTGCTGGCCGGGGACAACAAAAGCGACCTGAAACAGGTGGCCTCGTGTGACCAGCTTCCGGTTAACAAACGGCTGATCACAGCGCAGTTTTTTGCGATCAAGGGTGTTCCGCACTCGATTCGACAGGACGGTTTCATTACCAAAGGGTTCATCCCCGATCTGAAGGGCTGGTTAGCCCAAGGTAAGGGCTGA